From the Coffea eugenioides isolate CCC68of chromosome 1, Ceug_1.0, whole genome shotgun sequence genome, the window CACAGCTGATAATTCAAATTTTGAGTATCGATTCTTTGAATCGATTAGCAGCACAATCGAGAAACTACACTAACAAAGCAAGGAGACGTGCAATTCAGAAACGAAAAGAGTTTCTATGAAAATAACAACAATGTTCAGtcaaattttcccaaaaaaagaaaggaaaaaaaaaaacataatgcAGTTGAATTTAGTTAAGGAATAAAAACAGCAAATATTCGAATTCCAAACCCTAGCTTCTTATGATCATAACAAAACCAAAAGAACAATTATAATAGTCGTCAGCGTGTGGAAAACTCACCTGTGATGCCGAGAGAGATATCAAGGATAAAAGAAAGATCCAGAGAGAAAAAACGGCATTCAGATTAACAATGCAAGAACGACGTAGTTTGGAACAAGAGAGAGATGGAAAGGAAGAAATGGGATAGAGAAAAAATTTCGGAAGCTTGTATTGAAGGCATATAACAGCAAAATCCGCAGAAGAAGCGAAGGAGAAGAAACCAAAGAATGGTAGGACTAGTTGCTTAATTTTAAAAATCAATAGGATTATTTTTCTTTAGGCTTAAGTCCAACGTACCCCCAAAAATGTAGATATTCTAAATAGCCCCTCTTTTTTCAACTGAATCAATTCAGTCCTTAAACTTGTCACCTTCTCCAATTTGATGCAATTAACCTAGAAATAGCAAATCATGTTGGACTTGGTTGTTGCTTGAGATGGATAGGGTGCACTGACAGAAAAGatattcttttttcaaaattaataatttgttcATAAACGTGTATTTTACATgttagaaaatatttttctaataaaattgatgattttcAAATAAATGTAACCTCGTGTGCATAAATTTTAACCCACTTCTACAAATAAttgctttttatttaatgttCATTTGTGCTTTTGTACAAGAACATGGTAAAATGATTTGGGGCTACTTTGATTGTATTGCATTATGATAATTGAAAAAGTTTAGAACGGAGGAGATAGATTTATCCAATTGGACAATAAAAGTAGGGCAAAGCGAGAAAACTGCATCTTGTTGTGAGGGTACTTTGTAATTATCCTGCTTTCTTTAAATTAATACTAGTATTAAAAAGTTTAAACTAATAAATACATGCTCGGTCTTGGTGGTGGGAAATGTCGGTGGTCCCCCGGCGTGAACAGAATGCCCTTCGTCTGCTCCTTGACCAATAAGCAAATGATTTGGACACTTCCAAAAGCGTTTGAGCCACTCCATTTGTCTTTTTGTTTGGTGAAATGACATATATACCCATGCATACCTGCTGTGATATTCACAAGGATCCCGACTAACTCTCTATCTAATCTGATTTTTCAGTTTAAAGTACTTTGTTGCCCCTACAATTTTTTTACACTACTAATTGAGAAAACCAAATAACGACAGATACATTTTAGTTTTTCCAAAGAGAAAACTCGAGTTGCATATTACCTTTTTTTTACTATGAtagagttttttatttttatagttttaaaactctGAAAAATCATCATGAAAACAATGCAAAATAGTCATTAAATATGAAATGGCATGTAACAATTTTAGCATTGGACTTGTTGAAGGAATTAAATTACGGATATCATTAGTTGTTTCTCAACATTTGTTAAGTGTCAAAATTATACCTTTTTTAAGCTTTTTACTTCATTATAAACTTTTCCAAATCATTAGCATTTGTACCAATttataaaaagaacaaagttgAAGTGATGGTTAAATATAGGGATGGTTATATTCATTTgaacaaaaatgtaaaaaatattTGGATTGTTAGTTTTTGTACAAAAAATTTTAGACTATTCTTTTGACAcattttccaaattactttTTTCGCCTCATATATAAAACATTGTTACAGTATAtttctacaaaaattttaaaaggttATAATTCAAAtaaggaaaaattgcagaaacctccatTGAGATTTCTAATAGTAACACTCACATCCCCTCTAGTTTAAGAAATTGCATTAACCACCCCTGAACTTAAGGAATCTGTTGCAGATTCGGTCCAAACTGGAAAGGGTCCcattaaaaatttgttttaagGAGTAAGATGAGAAATTTGTGTCAGATTTGCCCTTCATCTTGTTTGCCTAGTAGTATTAGCAAAACAAATGACAAAAGCTATTAAGAATCAATAAACTTCAGGTGGTACAAGTGCAAACCATTTCTAATGCACCTGCAACAACTTATGCATCAGGTGAATGCAACGGCTAGTTAAAATGGCTAAATGAGGTCTGAACTTGCACCATGTAGacttatttatagccttacaataCACAAATACCTAATCCAAGATAAAAGCAATGCAAGTTTTCAAATTGAACTTGACAACTTTACTTGACACAATTTTCTCAACTCTAACAATACTCAATTAACATGCTACATAGGTTAGATATGCCTTAGCAGGCTTACAAAATCCAAACAGACACTAGAAAGtagaaaataatttaaaatacaaaaatCGTTTAAAATTAAAACAATGAAGTCTGATATGAATCCGTTGGACGGATTCTGCATTTTCTCTACCAGTTTCATCAATCGGTTACAATCCATTCCATGGTTAGCTCGAATTGGTCCACTGTGTTTGTCCAACGGTTTAGGATTAGAATGTTGGTTACTCGGCGGATTTAACTGTGGTCAATAACCAGCCAACGGATTGAACACTTTGTCCTCCCGTTAAGTCTCCCAGTTACACTTCTTCTAAGCCTGGATTCGTCCACATTTTTGAAAGGGTAATACTAAACAATTTGTTTAAATTACTAAACATTTTTGAAAGGGTAATGCTAAACAATTAATTACTCAATTTGTTTAATTAGTAATAATTAGCTTATTTACTTCCTCAATTTATTCACAAGCAACATTCATTCTTTTGTGAAATCCATTCATTAGATAATCACAAATAATTGGGGATAGCTAGGTAAATTCACATGCTCTTTTGATAGCAATAGACTCCAATTAGTTCTTAGGGGAGGTCAATGCTATTTTGTAAATCATAAGGGAGGTGAGTGCCACTGAAAGAAACCTCAGAGGAGGTTTTTTGCAATTATCCCTTCAAATAAAGGATATAATTCAAACAAGTATCATGTTTTTTATCTGAACATGTAAATCATTTTGAATACAATATAAATCTAGAAGAATTTTGTGGACATCAAACACAATACTAAAAATAAACAATGTATGTCATGTGATTTTaatctttactttttttttgaccGATTACAATACTCAACCTCAAGGAATGGTTGATACTCCAAATCGTCTTGCCCCTTAATCGGAGGTAAACCTAATAGCTAGTTTAGGAGgaaggaaatgaaaagaaaagaaaggtttTGAAAGGATAATTATATTTACTTGGCAAATTGTGGACTGGACCCGTCAATTAATTCACTCGAGTTGTTTAGGAGACGCAAGTCGAATAAAACTCTGTGGCGTTTTTTGTAATTATGGGGGTCGCTGGTGCCCTGTTGTTAGTCTAGACTCGGAGCCGCGCGGAGCGCGCGTGACGTAGGATTGGAATCCCAAGCGGCATCTCGTGGAAAGCAGAGAAATGCTCTACTCTGCACCATACAAAGCCGGATAAAACTTTCAAGACCATCTTAAATGCAACTTGGAGATGGATGTACGTAAAAGAATGGTAAAAAAATGGTCGTTTCTTTGAATGTTCTTTGACACGATTGGACTTGGGATGTGAACTGAATTCGGTCTAGATAACCTCCAGTATTTCTGTCTTAAATAATACAAATGCTTCTCTCTTTAATGAATATCATTACTtaaagtaaattttatatatactgattGTATATACATTATCACGATCGGATATATGTCACATATGCAAATTTtaagttttaaatttaaattcgaaTTATTTCTGTCATACATCTAATGGTGAAGGTGTATACACTTTCAatatatagaagattaatccttaCTTATATTAGTACATTAATAAGATgaatttttagtatttttacGTTACTTAAAATTTTAAGGATCTGTCTAATTAGCATCGATTAGAAAATTATTAAAGACATAGTTCGTATGTTATTCTTCTGAAGATGTAAAGttaaatagaaatttttttataaatacaaataaaattatttagaTTTCTTAATAAGTGCCTATAAGGCACCCAGTagaaaaaatacaaattttgatATGACCGAAGTCAAACTATCAACAGAGCATGCACTAAAAAAATAGCATTAATTTCTTCCACTAAATACTATCCATATAAATCTCAAGAATGGTTTGCTGCTTTTATTTCTCTAGATActaagagggggaaaaaaaggttAACTAATACCAAAATTCGACACTTGAATTGAATTTAAATCTGAACTTTAGCACCTAGATAGATTCTAGAATTCCAGTCTGATTAGTTTGTCATATCCGTATGTCCGTTATCCAAAAGATGGCTTTCGATTATCACTAATTTACCCCTTACAAAAAGAATTCAATTCCTGATTCAAGCCCGATAGTGGTTTCAGAATCTGAAACGTGGAGACCAGTATGGGCAAGATGATCCAATTTCCATCACATCCCATTAATAATTAATTCCTTTCCAGTGACATTAGCAAGGTTAACAGCTTAAAATATTCTGCCATCCTTTTGAAAAAGCACCCTGTAATCTTTACTTGAACCATATTCTGCCCTCCTATGACTATAAAGGTGCCCCCTGTAACCTTACCTTAAACAGCTTCAACAAAGTTAAGCTATTTCGTTAATGAAATTGATGCTGTAGGTATATACCTTTTTTCCCAATAATCTCCACCCAGATTCCCTGCCGCGCCGCTGCAGCCACCATAAAATGTGGGAGCACTATGGATTTATCTCATTAAGCACCTGAACGGAAGTGCTGCAGGCAATGCTACAGACTACGTTGCTTAGCAGAAACCTAGGCGCCATGAGTAACTGCGTCTGCCATTTCAACATATCGATGGTCATTCTTTCACACAAGCAAAATCGAAATTGGCCCAACAATGAACATGGTAACACTAACTGATTCAAACGAAAAAAGTTAGAAGCTTCACAATTGACACATCATTTACACTACTCTTTTTcaagcacatagcacatacaCGTACAACTTCTTCACATGCTTTGGGGGAGAGGAGAGATGGGTTGGCTAGTTCAAAGAAGGGAGTGTAAGTGAGAAGTTCCGAGTTCGAATCCTCCCACTTACgcttgaggaaaaaaaaaagtagaactAAACTTGTTCACATGCTTCATGCGCAGACTTCCCCTTCTAATTATATCAACACAGCCAAATGAACTCGATGTTCGTCGTTTAGGGCTCCACTACGATCTTCCCAGTAGCATGCCCGTCCATACTCTTCGCCCAAGCATCTTCAGCCCTGCTCAGAGGATGCTTCGAGTCAATTACTGACTTCAGTTTCCCTTCTTTAACCAAGTTAACAAGAAAATCCAGGTTCTCGCTTTTGGGTACCGCCAATAAAGGCACCAATTGCTTCTTAGCTAGGGTCAATTTCTTTACAGCAAAGGTCCAGAGGGCGCTTGGGCCTGGAGTGAGATCAATAACTTTCCCCCTGGCACTCAGATTTGGCTCAAAAGTCGACCAGGGGATGCCTGATGTACAATGAATCACCGCATCATACATTTTTCCAGATGGACTCTTAAGAGCGGCTCCCTCTGGAGTCTTGTAATCAATAACCTCATCTGCCCCCAAGCTCTTCACAAAGTCGATGTTCCGAGCTCCACAGGTGGCTGTGACATGTGTGTTTCCGAGTTTTGCCAGTTGAACGGCATAATGACCAACCCCACCAGAGGCAGCCGTAACAAGAATGTTCTTTTGCGGCCCACTACCATCAAGATTAACCCCAGCTGGTTGGGTAAGGGCCTGATGGGCTGTAAGAGCAGCAACAGGAAGGGATGCACCTTCGGCGGCAGATACTTCAGGTGGCCTTTGAACAGTCAAGCTCTCCTTGGCAACAGCAAACTCAGCCAATCCACCACCATACTGCCATTCAAACCAGTTCGACAAGACTTGTCAAGAAACCAACATAATCTGATTTAAACTGATCAATTAGGTTCAAAAAGATGCAGTGGTAAGTACATAGACCCAAACAAATTACTGCAAAATGGAcaggcaaaaagaaaaaggaaagcacAAGCATATATGAATTAGAAATCAAAGCACAGCTGTGTGACCAACTTTTAAacttttttggttaaaaaagtACTAATCTTGAGGGGACATATAAACATTTGTTCACATGTGAGGGATAGAAAACTTTTACACTTCGAAAGCATCTGAGAAGCGTTTAAAGGAAGGTTCCTTGGAGATGTGAGAAATTCATTTGTAGCACTCTTAATCAGCTGTCAATTTTCCACCAAAATGATAATATCCATATAAGCAATTTCAATCAAATAAACCAACGCAAGAGGCAGAACAAAAACATTTTGAAGAAAGTAAAAGAACAATAGTTATACTCACCAAAGGATTAAGATATGCCACAACTTTGTCACCAGCTTTCAAATTCTTTACTTCAGGTCCAACTTCCACAACCTCTCCTGCAACATCAGTTGCTATTCCACCCAACCATAAGTCAGATGAGGAAAACTGTTGCTAAAACAATCTAAGCAACTGAAAGAAGCTCTTAAGATGATATGATGTGCTGATTCgacaaaaatcataaaaaaggaacaaattttttttttttttgacaaggagaaaaaaaaggaacgaCTTTACTCCTGAAAACAAGAAGCTGATTGCAATGCACATTTTAAGTAACTAAAGAGCCGGTCAGATTTTATGTTTAGCTACCCCTTATAagcttcttcttctctttttgaGGATGAAGGGAAGGGGGGGAAGGGGGCAGAAAACTTATCAGGGGAAGGGCAAGTTTAACTACATGAGTACATGACCAACTCTGCAGAGCTCTTCCCCTAAGATTCCAATTTCCAGATGTTTAAAACTATCAAAAGTATACCAAGTATTATGGACATAAAATCTAATCAGGCCCACATAGCCTCCATAGACAGTTACGAAAATGCACATCGCAAACATTCAATTTATCTCCATTAAAAAGATAGAACTTTCCATGACCTCGCCTTTAACTTTCAGAATATAAACCCAAAGAATCAGCATATACGCGACAACAATAGCATGAATGTTCGAGATCACTTTTTGGCCAATAAGGTGGCTGTTAGAATCAGttaaaaagcaagtaaagatGCTAATTTGCATACAGAAAGTACGTATGACAGAATGTCTCTCGGTAAAGCGAAGGATAAGAAAAGCTCAACATATCAACACCTGAAAGAATTGGGTAATTTCATCCTAGCATTGAAGGTAACCAGAGAGTCAATCATTTTGGCAAAGAAAACCCATGCATTAATAACAGAAAAACTCCCAAGGCATTGAGAAAGTTTGACAACAAGAGATCTACATACATCAGACCTGGTTCATGAAAGGAAGGGAAAGAGCGATGGGAAAGTGAAGAACTGGGGAAATTTTGAGAGAAGCGGGAACGGGGTAGATAAACTTACCAGGAACATAAGGAAACTTGCGGGGCATGATAGGTCGGAGCACGCCTTTCTGTATTTTCCAATCAACTGGATTTAAACTTGTTGCTTCCAATTTGAGGAGGACCTCACCTTTGGTCGGGGTGGGGACAGGAAGTTCAACATGCTACAAGAAGCAAAAAAAGAATTGTAAAATCCAATTAAGAATCCCAAGTCTTGCAAATTAAATAAAACCAAATGAAAACGCTACTGCTATAGGGTGAAAATCATGGACGAATGTCGCCTAATTTTTTATACTAACTTCCATGGGAATGGATGATAGTAAATTCTAGTAATAGTAATTCAATAAATCCACCCAAAAAATCAGGAGCGCTCCTAGGAAGACAATGGAAATGATACCTTCAAAGCAGCAGCTCCACCGCCGTAGCCATCGAACTGAACCGCTTGCATAACTTTCCCAGCCATATTATCCCAAATCCTAACTCTGCAAAATTCAGTGTTTAGATTTACGGAGAGTATCGCGGGAGAAGGAGGGATagaaagaaagggagaaaaTGGGAAAGGACGAGTATTGGTAGAGGTAGGGGAATCAACCAAAAAACTGCAGCTGGGTGGGGATTGCTCAAAACCGTTGTCTTACTGGCGACGATGACGGATATATCTTTGGATGTAAATGTGGGAGGGCCCCGCTTGCAATTTTAGATGCCTTGGAGGCCAATCCGCAGGCTTTTCCGCAGACCCTCATAGTCGTAGTCGTAGTCGTAGCGCCTCGTGTTCCCACACCACGGCACCATCATTCACAACCAAAGCTGTAGGCTACGTTCCCATTTTGCCGTAGCCAAACTGCTGCGCaagaacaaaaaataaaatgaaataaaataaaatgaaatttggaGGGTAGTGAAGTGGGCAGTGCGGTACAACTTCCCTCAGAAGTCCCAGTAATGAGTGACGTCATGGCATATAAGGCCAATcattattctattttttttcttagattttacaactaagaaaacaaaagattttcCTACACTGATAATATGTTGGGTTTTGGAGCCTAATAATGCATATTGGACCCTTGGATCCAAGGAGTTAAATGTTTGATTTTTTGAAGCCAATACTCAAAGAATTTTGCCCTCATATTTCTGGCCTCCCAAGTGTTTTAGTCTACACGAGAAATACCAATTAAAATACTTCATCAACGAGGCTTGTttatacaaaattcatttttgttttgtcaaaaatatttggTAGTAGTAATTAGCAAATCAGTAATAGTGTAATACACTCCGCTACTGCAGGTGATGACTACCTGAGAATTGAGATGGCCGAACCTGATTTCATAacccaattcaacacttaaatttaataaatttagaacttaatatattcagaccgttagataataaaaaattgaacatctgaattaattaaatgacactgaattttctaggtaaaacttatttctaaaattaagtgataaggtattcacttatcattgaatgtgatatgcactcaaatatattaaatttaatactaacaattcaataatttaatgaattcacacttcaaatttcagattttagacTTCAGTTTCATGACATGCATCTTTAGTCTTTTGCTTTTCCCAACAGAAGGAACGAAGGACccaagaattttgaaaaaaaaaaaaaaaaaagtttgaaggaTCGAGCTTGATCACCTCCGAACATTTTTAAGCAACAATTGCGTCGACTAACTTAAGGGGGTATCTTATAATTTGTACATGTATAGTTTTTTCTGCGGTACAAAATTTGCATGTTCTACAAGAAGGATCTCCAGAGAAGAACCTAGACATGCAGTCAAAGATTTTCGAGTATATAACCTATAGCATCCTTGCAGTTGTTCCACTGATCTGTCGCCGCCGTTGCAAGCAGCTCTGTGAA encodes:
- the LOC113762338 gene encoding chloroplast envelope quinone oxidoreductase homolog; this translates as MAGKVMQAVQFDGYGGGAAALKHVELPVPTPTKGEVLLKLEATSLNPVDWKIQKGVLRPIMPRKFPYVPATDVAGEVVEVGPEVKNLKAGDKVVAYLNPLYGGGLAEFAVAKESLTVQRPPEVSAAEGASLPVAALTAHQALTQPAGVNLDGSGPQKNILVTAASGGVGHYAVQLAKLGNTHVTATCGARNIDFVKSLGADEVIDYKTPEGAALKSPSGKMYDAVIHCTSGIPWSTFEPNLSARGKVIDLTPGPSALWTFAVKKLTLAKKQLVPLLAVPKSENLDFLVNLVKEGKLKSVIDSKHPLSRAEDAWAKSMDGHATGKIVVEP